From Arachis stenosperma cultivar V10309 chromosome 2, arast.V10309.gnm1.PFL2, whole genome shotgun sequence, one genomic window encodes:
- the LOC130961205 gene encoding glutathione S-transferase T2-like has product MDPNQLNSFFNYLQNFPQIPNTQQSQTSNTQVPNQNITLPNTFQNPNPQNLSNFNFQAPYNNQFPIFQPQNQNSQTPHFPFSSIFNPSIGNVTPTSLPFPTQFSASRHNSSGVGGSSNPSSQTPIQSSPNSQYSDFANPRGLDAIDLNDDDIEDRRQDSIQHWHWEEDEMLISAWLNVSTDPGVVACKKRWYKINKAVAQFAGCYDQASRNIRSGSNADDIKELAYKLYSTNYGQKFTFERHWNMLRLEQKWRSQLPTQSGGLKRTKVSAIGAYSSSSNPETLLADEPDVDSPVRPQGSKKSKRRGKGKAQMSEDFSERKSSVVKKLSLMEDIKNVREKELMEREKEREEEKEHRAKMMAIKEKEIQIQAAMKEQELQTQRYIKEMEIKAKEREMDMQILNADTSTMSEKRRALHEIACEKIMAKWFT; this is encoded by the exons atggaTCCAAACCAACTCAACTCTTTCTTCAATTACTTACAAAACTTTCCTCAAATTCCAAATACCCAACAATCTCAAACCTCAAACACTCAAGTTCCAAATCAAAACATCACACTACCAAATACATTTCAAAATCCAAATCCACAAAATCtttctaatttcaattttcaagctccttataataatcaatttccTATATTCCAACCGcaaaatcaaaattcacaaaCACCTCATTTTCCATTTTCATCCATATTTAACCCTTCTATCGGAAATGTTACTCCAACTTCCTTGCCGTTTCCAACTCAATTCAGTGCATCAAGACATAACTCATCTGGTGTTGGTGGCTCTTCTAACCCATCTTCTCAGACTCCTATACAATCTAGTCCAAATTCGCAATATTCCGATTTTGCCAACCCTCGTGGATTAGATGCTATCGACCtcaatgatgatgatattgaagATCGGAGGCAAGATAGTATTCAACACTGGCATTGGGAAGAGGATGAGATGTTGATCAGTGCGTGGTTAAATGTTTCAACTGACCCT GGGGTAGTTGCATGTAAGAAACGATGGTATAAGATCAACAAGGCTGTTGCACAATTTGCTGGTTGCTACGATCAAGCTAGTCGAAACATAAGGAGTGGTTCGAACGCTGATGATATAAAGGAGTTGGCTTATAAACTTTATTCCACAAATTATGGTCAAAAGTTCACTTTTGAGAGGCATTGGAACATGCTTCGATTGGAGCAAAAATGGAGAAGCCAACTACCTACACAAAGTGGCGGCTTAAAGAGAACCAAAGTTAGTGCAATTGGAGCATACTCATCCTCATCAAACCCAGAAACACTGTTGGCTGACGAACCCGATGTGGACTCTCCCGTTCGCCCACAAGGATCAAAGAAAAGCAAGCGAAGAGGTAAGGGAAAAGCACAGATGTCTGAAGATTTTAGCGAAAGAAAATCATCGGTTGTCAAAAAATtatctctcatggaagatatTAAGAATGTTAGAGAAAAGGAACTAATggaaagggaaaaagaaagagaagaggagaagGAACATAGAGCAAAGATGATGGCAATCAAAGAGAAGGAGATACAAATTCAAGCGgcaatgaaagaacaagaattaCAAACCCAGAGGTATATAAAAGAAATGGAGataaaagcaaaagaaagggaAATGGATATGCAAATACTTAATGCTGACACGTCTACAATGAGTGAGAAACGACGAGCTCTTCATGAGATTGCATGTGAGAAAATAATGGCCAAGTGGTTTACTTAA